In the Mytilus trossulus isolate FHL-02 chromosome 1, PNRI_Mtr1.1.1.hap1, whole genome shotgun sequence genome, one interval contains:
- the LOC134698952 gene encoding uncharacterized protein LOC134698952: MLSDNATTYVASAKEIERLTSSPTLQATLNSQGTEWKFIPKRAPWYGGFWERLIGLTKNCIKKVLGRSYVSLDVLNTTVIEVEAILNDRPLTYISTDPIDEDPLTPSHLLYGRKIVSLPYPSNQHVDENLVQDFTHSSSNKLYTVQCQIIKHFWCRWKKEYLTALREFHRINGNNEQDIKVGDIVQIYDETPRINWQLAIIKELVFGQDGLIRSVMLKTKNGITSRPIKKLYPLEISTNEVNTCDTKEQDHDSNTPKDRKAKRVAVERIRTWTIGRT; the protein is encoded by the coding sequence ATGTTATCTGACAATGCGACAACATATGTAGCATCAGCGAAAGAAATTGAAAGGCTAACTTCATCACCAACACTTCAAGCAACATTGAATAGTCAAGGGACAGAGTGGAAGTTCATACCGAAGCGAGCGCCTTGGTATGGCGGTTTTTGGGAAAGACTCATTGGATTAACAAAAAATTGTATCAAGAAAGTTTTAGGACGATCTTATGTGAGTTTAGATGTACTTAATACCACAGTAATAGAAGTAGAGGCGATTCTAAATGACCGTCCGTTGACATACATATCTACAGATCCGATAGACGAGGACCCACTGACTCCATCTCATTTATTATATGGAAGGAAAATCGTATCATTACCGTATCCTAGCAACCAACACGTCGACGAGAACCTTGTACAAGACTTTACGCATTCTTCCTCAAACAAACTTTATACAGTACAATGCCAGATAATTAAGCATTTCTGGTGTAGATGGAAGAAGGAATATTTAACCGCTTTACGCGAATTTCATCGCATCAACGGTAATAATGAACAGGATATCAAAGTTGGTGACATCGTTCAAATATACGACGAAACTCCCAGGATTAATTGGCAACTAGCTATTATAAAAGAACTTGTTTTTGGACAAGATGGACTCATAAGGTCAGTTATGTTAAAAACGAAAAACGGAATAACATCAAGGCCAATAAAGAAACTTTACCCTTTGGAAATAAGTACGAATGAAGTCAACACATGCGACACAAAGGAACAGGATCATGATTCAAACACACCGAAAGATCGCAAGGCAAAACGTGTAGCAGTAGAACGAATCAGGACTTGGACTATAGGGAGAACATGA
- the LOC134698943 gene encoding uncharacterized protein LOC134698943, with protein sequence MTSKLKSIRAGHRSAVSRILRRFEERSETEEKPEEDELETILDTLKEKQDILKDLDKNILDSVQEEDIEQEILDTDEYKFNLETKIRKIRKFIQAQTSNLNAAARSFSPHNETLQPMQNVGPVYNIRDDSQNTGLNFTSLRSNSSVNSSNFHKLPKLNLPTFDGNVLEWQSFWDSFDSAIHNNNTLTDVQKFNYLKSLLEGEASYTIAGFALTHTNYNKAIELIHERFGQKHKIIQSYMQALLDIPAPKNTLTHLRSYYDRTETYIRGLESLGQAQDSYGSLLVPVILNKMPSEIRKNLTREHGSTDWFLGDLRRSILKELAILESGNSTETGESPSATATFYTNTKSRKIWPKNNSTNSTQKSHTISCAYCKEPHYSSECTKYTDPNDRMTIVKKERLCFNCLGRHSVADCKSKSNCKKCKRRHHTSLCNKDHDKETTSTSSTCTVQTHNAEESETTVLYSSLCRDRPNVLLKTAIAPLNYRGQTIDTNILFDEGAQRSFITREVADTLDIRPTGREAIALSGFGDTDKNSRVQQLDTATVKLQTIYGDHISVDVLIVPKIAAPLTTYIHTAKTMPYLQHLRLAHAVNKDASFEIGLLIGADQYWNIVEDENIRGEGPTAVRSKLGYLLSGPLKGTHSVNTNASMMNVIVSTKREEFDLEKFWKIETTGTENMDADFKFNQEFQDVYEKTSIRYHDNRYFAKLPWKEDHPTLPLNRHIAYRRTVNVVNRLRKDPNMLTKYGEIIAEQQRRGFIEKVDDKIPQDRKVHYIPHHPVKKDSATTPIRIVYDCSCRETPDIPSLNDCLLNIPPNLNDIAAILLRFRLHKYAVTTDIEKAFLNVGLEEKDRDVTRFYWYSNPTDPTGQLVTYRFKSVLFGATCSPFILNAVLLKHLKDNVCTWTERLTNDLYVDNIISSFSEENDLINYYNQTRPLFANAGFNLRSWASNSEILQEFARKDSVVDNDKIIKVLGLKWNYQKTDCAKRLLLLLLV encoded by the coding sequence CGCAGTTTCTAGGATTTTAAGAAGATTTGAGGAGAGAAGTGAAACCGAAGAAAAACCGGAAGAGGACGAGTTGGAAACAATTTTGGATACATTGAAGGAAAAGCAAGATATTCTAAAGGATTTGGATAAGAACATTTTAGATAGTGTACAAGAGGAGGATATAGAGCAAGAGATACTTGACACAGATGagtataaatttaatttagagACGAAAATACGCAAAATTCGTAAATTTATTCAAGCTCAAACATCAAATTTAAATGCAGCCGCTAGAAGTTTTTCGCCGCACAATGAGACACTGCAACCCATGCAAAATGTTGGCCCCGTATATAACATAAGAGATGACTCACAAAATACTGGCCTCAATTTCACGTCGTTACGTTCAAATTCAAGCGTCAATAGCAGCAACTTTCATAAACTACCGAAATTGAATTTACCTACATTTGACGGAAACGTACTTGAATGGCAGTCCTTTTGGGATTCTTTTGATTCCGCAATTCACAACAACAACACTCTAACCGACGTTCAAAAGTTCAACTACCTAAAATCTTTACTAGAAGGAGAAGCGTCATACACCATTGCCGGATTTGCTCTTACGCACACAAACTACAACAAAGCTATTGAACTCATACATGAAAGATTCGGACAAAAGCATAAGATAATTCAGTCGTACATGCAAGCATTACTAGACATACCCGCACCAAAGAATACGCTTACGCACCTTAGAAGCTACTACGACAGGACAGAAACATACATACGTGGCCTTGAATCTCTCGGACAGGCTCAAGACTCATACGGCTCGTTATTAGTACCAGTCATACTCAACAAAATGCCCAGTGAAATACGCAAAAACCTGACTCGTGAACACGGTTCAACAGATTGGTTTCTCGGTGATCTTAGAAGATCTATCCTTAAGGAGCTGGCCATTTTAGAGTCTGGTAACAGTACAGAAACAGGTGAGAGTCCGAGCGCTACAGCTACGTTCTACACAAATACAAAATCACGTAAAATCTGGCCAAAAAACAATTCAACCAATTCAACACAGAAATCTCATACCATAAGCTGTGCATACTGCAAGGAGCCCCACTATTCTTCAGAATGTACTAAATATACTGATCCAAACGACCGCATGACAATTGTAAAAAAGGAAAGACTGTGCTTTAATTGTTTAGGGCGACACAGTGTAGCAGAttgtaaatcaaaatcaaactgCAAGAAATGTAAAAGACGTCACCACACAAGCCTATGCAACAAAGACCACGACAaagaaactacaagtacaagtAGTACATGTACAGTACAAACACACAACGCGGAGGAATCTGAGACAACAGTTTTATATTCATCTCTATGCCGTGATCGCCCAAATGTCTTGTTGAAGACCGCAATTGCACCGCTCAACTACAGAGGACAAACAATTGACACCAATATACTTTTCGACGAAGGAGCCCAAAGGTCGTTTATAACTAGGGAAGTAGCAGATACATTAGATATAAGACCAACAGGAAGAGAGGCAATAGCATTATCGGGATTTGGAGACACTGACAAGAACAGCAGAGTTCAACAACTAGATACAGCAACAGTTAAGTTACAAACTATTTATGGCGACCATATTTCAGTAGatgttttaattgtaccaaaAATAGCCGCACCATTGACGACTTACATTCATACTGCCAAAACTATGCCGTATTTACAACATTTAAGATTAGCTCACGCCGTAAATAAAGATGCATCATTTGAAATAGGATTACTTATTGGAGCTGACCAATATTGGAACATAGTTGAGGATGAAAACATCAGAGGCGAGGGACCTACAGCAGTAAGGTCCAAACTAGGATATCTACTCTCAGGACCTCTGAAAGGAACCCACTCAGTGAACACAAACGCATCAATGATGAATGTAATTGTTTCAACCAAACGAGAAGAGTTTGATCTAGAAAAGTTCTGGAAGATAGAAACAACTGGGACCGAGAATATGGACGCCGATTTTAAGTTTAATCAGGAATTCCAGGACGTGTATGAAAAAACTTCGATCCGTTACCATGACAACCGCTACTTTGCAAAACTTCCATGGAAAGAGGACCACCCAACACTACCATTGAATAGACATATTGCATATCGACGGACAGTAAACGTTGTTAATAGATTAAGAAAAGATCCAAACATGTTAACAAAATATGGAGAAATCATCGCAGAACAGCAGAGAAGAGGCTTTATAGAAAAAGTTGACGACAAAATTCCACAAGACAGAAAAGTACATTATATTCCACACCACCCGGTGAAAAAGGATTCTGCAACTACCCCAATAAGAATAGTGTACGACTGCAGTTGCCGTGAAACACCTGATATCCCTTCACTGAATGATTGTTTACTAAACATTCCACCAAATCTGAACGACATAGCTGCAATACTTCTCaggtttcgtctacataaataTGCAGTAACAACAGACATTGAGAAAGCGTTTCTTAATGTGGGACTAGAAGAAAAGGACAGAGACGTTACAAGATTTTATTGGTACAGCAACCCAACAGACCCAACAGGACAGTTAGTAACTTACCGTTTTAAATCCGTTCTTTTCGGTGCAACATGCTCTCCTTTTATTTTGAATGCTGTTTTGCTGAAACATTTGAAAGACAACGTGTGCACCTGGACAGAGAGGTTAACAAATGACCTGTACGTCGACAACATTATTTCAAGTTTTTCAGAAGAAAACGATTTAATAAATTACTACAACCAGACTCGACCATTATTTGCCAACGCAGGATTTAATCTTAGATCATGGGCTTCAAATAGTGAGATATTGCAGGAATTTGCAAGAAAAGACAGTGTTGTGGACAATGACAAAATTATCAAGGTActtggtttaaaatggaattaccAAAAGACAGACTGCGCGAAGCGCCTCCTTTTACTGTTACTGGTGTAG